In a single window of the Nicotiana tomentosiformis chromosome 8, ASM39032v3, whole genome shotgun sequence genome:
- the LOC138897577 gene encoding uncharacterized protein yields the protein MLFVDDIVLIDETRSGVNTRLEVWRQTLESKGFKLSRTKAEYLECKFSDRIHEANVEVKLDAQFTPKRASFKYLGSIIQGNREIDEDVAHRIGVGWMKWRLASGVLYDKNVPPRLKVKNSLIQKMKVAEMRMLRWMCGCTMRDKIKNEAIRDRVGLAFVEETMRESILRWFGHIKRKSIDTPVRRCERLAMASLRRG from the exons ATGCTATTTGTCGATGATATAgtgttgattgacgagacgcgaagcGGAGTTAACacgaggttggaggtttggagacaaacCTTGGAGTCTAAAGGCTTTAAGTTGAGCAGAACCAAagcagaatacttggagtgcaaattCAGTGACAGGATCCATGAAGCAAATGTAGAGGTAAAGCTTGATGCTCAATTTACCCCCAAGAGAGCTAGTTTTAAGTATCTCGGGTCTATTATCCAAGGTAacagggagattgatgaagatgtcgcaCATCGTATCGGagtgggatggatgaaatggaggctagcTTCCGGTGTTTTatatgataagaatgtgccaccaagacttaagg tcaagaactccctcatacaaaagatgaaagtagcagagatgaggatgttgagatggatgtgtgggtgtACCATGAgagataagattaagaatgaagcTATCCGGGACAGAGTGGGATTAGCCTTCGTGGAGGAAACGATGCGGGAGTCGATactgagatggttcggacatatTAAGAGGAAAAGCATTGATACTcctgttaggaggtgtgagagattgGCCATGGCGAGTTTGAGAAGAGgttga